A single window of Treponema denticola ATCC 35405 DNA harbors:
- the sufD gene encoding Fe-S cluster assembly protein SufD, producing MSDRTYFKRLDYTKTDIPSKPFCNLNCKASGRAEAKNIEQMTIEQFLKTAPSKDIEKFFDFTKTKREKNCGLGDNYVQEVKDKRNSGIYLKVKKCADNEQAANVLINFTMDQANNVLYDQNLIVIEEGARAKIFFYHDVKAYDCSKADIFRNGLLSIVAEKNSQVEFIKVQNLSHCGINFETVKIFAMEKAQVTLYDIQLGAKINGASTSTYMPEEWAEVQIYPLYFADKTRRIDLEQNFIINGKNSLGAITAKGALKNKAHKMFRGNIFLNRGCSKSIARFSDNTIMLDKTTVGATIPTIFCDEDDVIGEHAASFEAVNKDKLYYLMTRGFDELSAKKLIIEAAFKPVFNRIDDETIREKLLEEFRISLDEIKE from the coding sequence ATGAGTGACAGAACTTATTTTAAACGGCTTGACTACACAAAAACGGATATCCCTTCAAAGCCTTTTTGCAATTTAAACTGTAAGGCCAGCGGCCGGGCTGAAGCTAAAAATATAGAACAAATGACGATTGAGCAATTTTTAAAAACAGCCCCTTCAAAAGATATAGAAAAATTCTTTGATTTTACGAAGACAAAACGCGAAAAAAATTGCGGCCTCGGAGACAATTATGTTCAAGAAGTAAAGGATAAAAGAAATTCCGGTATTTACTTAAAAGTAAAAAAGTGCGCGGATAATGAACAGGCTGCGAATGTTCTAATCAATTTTACAATGGATCAGGCCAATAATGTTCTTTATGACCAAAATCTTATTGTAATTGAAGAAGGGGCAAGGGCTAAGATCTTTTTTTATCATGATGTAAAGGCCTACGATTGCTCAAAGGCCGATATTTTTAGAAACGGCCTACTAAGCATTGTTGCCGAAAAAAACTCTCAAGTAGAATTTATAAAGGTACAAAACTTGAGTCATTGCGGCATTAACTTTGAAACCGTAAAAATCTTTGCTATGGAGAAGGCTCAAGTTACCCTTTACGATATTCAGCTTGGGGCAAAGATAAACGGAGCTTCAACTTCTACCTATATGCCTGAGGAATGGGCCGAGGTTCAAATATACCCCCTCTACTTTGCAGATAAGACCAGACGCATCGACTTGGAGCAAAATTTTATCATCAACGGGAAAAATTCTCTCGGTGCAATTACCGCAAAGGGAGCCTTAAAGAACAAGGCTCATAAGATGTTCCGGGGCAATATCTTTTTAAACAGAGGCTGCTCAAAGTCCATTGCAAGGTTTTCGGACAATACGATTATGCTCGATAAGACCACTGTGGGTGCTACAATTCCAACAATCTTTTGCGATGAGGATGACGTTATAGGAGAGCACGCTGCGAGCTTTGAGGCGGTAAACAAGGACAAGCTTTACTATCTTATGACCCGCGGTTTTGACGAGCTTAGTGCCAAAAAGCTTATAATCGAGGCTGCCTTTAAACCTGTTTTTAACCGCATTGATGATGAAACGATAAGAGAAAAGCTCCTAGAGGAGTTCAGGATAAGCTTAGATGAGATAAAGGAATAA